Genomic window (Chryseobacterium bernardetii):
CTTTTATCTCCTGTTTGTAAGGCTTCTATAGCTTGTTTTACCTGAAGGTCTGTTATTTTTGATAAATCCATTGTCTGTTGCTTTTTTGAAATTGAAATTGGTTTTTCCTTAACTGCATTCTGGCCACAAGCTGTACATGAAACACCCATAGCCAGTAATATTGTAAAATTGGAAGATGTCATACCTAAGTTAATTTTTAAAAGGGTGTTGCAAGTAAATAATCAATAGATTTAGAAAAAGGAAAGGAAGCTCTATCAATACCCCTTTAAAATCTTTATCTGTAAGATGAAAGCAGATAATTAGTAAAATACCTGCAGCCATCAAAAAATTTCCCCATATAAAAGTTTTTGGAAATAAGATCAGGATAGAGGCAAGAATGGTAACCGCACCATTAATCATCAGTCACGTTTTATCAAAACCCCATTTCCCAAACATAGCGGTCATTTCCGGCTTTCCTGAAAACATGGCAATTCCCTGTTTGAAACCCATAAAAACAGCAGCAATAATAAGAATTGAATTCATAATTTTAAAAATCATATCCGGTGTTTTTTGTATTGATTAAAAAATAATTCAATACAAATATGCATGAAATGAATGATTTGTGTATGGTGAGTTTTTCGGATTTTTAACCTGTAGATGGCTGCCTTTTATAAACTGCTTACTTCCGGAGTATTCTAAAAGAAAACCACAGTTTATACAACTAAACTGTGGTTTTCGATAACTAAGAACTATTTAACTATAACTCTGTTTTCAGGTAGCCAAAATGTAATACAGGTTCTTTCCCGAATAAGCACGAGAAAATGTTCTGAAACTCGTGAATATACTTACATTTGATGGAATTACCATAAATTTTCAACCCTTCCAGTATTTTTCTGGAACTCAGGTCGATGTCATATTTGATAAATGGTTCCGGTCTTTCATACCTAATGGTCTGATCCGAACTGTAGGTTTTTGAAAAGCCAAGTTTCTCAAGCCATTCTTCTGTTATTTTAATAGGTCTGATAGACTCTGCCGGAACTGAAATACTGTGAATATCATTTTCAATTTTAACAAAATATTCCTGCTCTATACTCTGAAAAATTTCAGTGATCGTATAAATCTGATTTTTGTACTCGACTAAGTTTTTGATTTTAAGATCTGCTACGTTCATAATATTTTGAATTTTAGTGGATGATATGGTGATTTATAAAATATCAAATATTATGCCTCACATCGTATTGTAAGGCGGTGTTTCTGTGAAGAATAGGTTAAATTTTTAACAGAAAAAATTAAGAATATGTTAAAATAAAAGCATACAGCTGTTTCATTGGCTTTTTCTTATAAATAAAATGTGGTACGCGTGTGGTATCAGTTTTTTTTGTTTTGGAAAGACCTGTTGGCAGTTGCCAGAAAAAGGGCAGCCACTACAGAAATAGCAAGAAAAGCAATAAAAACATTCCAGGAATAGGCGTGAAGAAGATATCCGGTACCGGTTCCCAGAATACTTGATCCAAAGTAATAGAAAAGCCAGTAAATAGAAGTTGCTGAAGATTTGCCTCTTCTGGCATAAAGAGCTGTCATCTGGCTGGCCATGGTATGGGCTGCAAAAAAAGAAAAAGTAAATAATCCAAGACCAAAAATGAGGAGGTAAAGGTTTTCTGACAGCAATAATAAAGCACCGGCCAGCATACTGAGAATAGAACCTTTTAGAATAGTATTGGGAGGGATTCTTCTGGAAAGCCTTCCTACGGTCATGGTCCCGAAAACACCGAAGATATACATCAGGAATATAAAAGCAATAATAAAATGGCTTAAAGAAAATGGCTTGGCCTCCAGTCTGAATGTCAGATAATTATAAACACTCACAAATACCCCCATAACAAGGGCTGCAATAAGATATAACCGAAGCATGTAAGGATTGGTGAGGAAAAACTTCATTTGTTTTACCTTAAGGTGATAATCTGTTTTCTGTGGATTGAAAAATTTGGATTCGGGAAACAGTTTCCAGAATATGACACCCAGGATCAGGCTTTCTATCCCGATTACCAGAACCGCATTACGCCAGCCTATTTCTCCGGCCAAAATAGTAGCTAGAATTCTACCGCTCATTCCGCCAATGGTATTTCCGCTAAGGTACATACTGATGGCAGCCCCAATAACCGCGGCACTTACTTCCTCCGTAAGATAGGCCAGGGCCACTGCTGAAACACCAGAAACCACAAATCCTTTAAAAACTCCGATAGCGATCAGGAGACTGAGACTTGGAATCCATGTTGAAATAATGGTTAATAAGGCAGAAGAGATTAATGAAAAAGTCATCAGCCCCTTTCTTGAATAACTGTCTGCCTTAAAGGCAAAGAATAATAAACCCAATGCCATCCCGATGGTGGATGATGAGACCAATAGGGAAGTATCTCCAACAGATACCTTGAAATGTTCTGCAGCCATAGGCAGCATCGGCTGAAAAAGATAAAGCTGAGCAAATACCGAAAGTCCGGAAAAGAAAATACAAAGTTTTATATATCGGAAACGTTGGCTTCCCTGATCTGCTTTTTCCAATGGATTCATGATTTTTTGCAATTATAATGCAGTGGTTTCATAGAAAATAAGGAACGGTAAATTTCCTGATTATTTTTCAATTGTAAAAATCATTATCTCAATCATGGTGATAGGAGTTGATGATAGGATCTTGAAGGAGGAAGCAGGATAACATATTTGTAATCCTGGGCAACAACTGAACCATTCATCAGTGCATCATTTCATATACTTTGATAAGTTCTGCAATATTGGCTACATCAAGCTTCTGAAAGATCCTTTTTTTATAGGTACTTACCGTTGACATCTGAATGTTGAGTTTGTTGGCGATCTCAAGGTTACCGTTTCCATCTGCTAAAAGCTTAAAGATTTCATATTCTCTGGACGATAACTTTTCAGCTGGATTACTTTTTTTATTCTGAATGATAAGCCCAATCAGTTCTGCCGGGTAAAAATATCCTTTTTCAATAACGGTTCGTACAGCATTTTTAATCTCTTCCTCACTGCTTTGTTTGTTCAGATAGCCTTCTGCACCTTCCCGGATATATTGTATGGCTACATCTTTATCATATCCGGAAAATACAAGGATCTTGATATTATGCTGTATAGCTTTAAGCTCTGAGATCATTTTTTTATACTGAGTACCGGGCATATCAATATCTAAAATAATAAGACTGTACTCCTGGGATTCCAGCATTTTCTTTACTTGTCCGTAATTTTCTGCAAAATCAATCTTAAGTTGAGGGAATCCGGATTCCAGGACCAACGCGGTACCTGCCCTGACTACATAGTGATCATCAGCAATTAAAATTCTTTCATTCATAGTAAATTAGTTTTTATTGAGCATTAATTCCACAATTGTTCCCTGAGGCTGGTTATGACTAAAACTTATTTCAGCATTTATTTTTTTTACCAAATGAATAACCATGTGCAGCCCAAGGCCTTTTCCTTTAAAACTTGGAGTCTCCAGTTTAGGGTTTTTGAATAAATTCATGTACATATTAATTTGTTCATCCGGCATACCCGCTCCCGTATCAGAGACTGTTATGATAGTTTTCTGATCAATTTCTATTGCGTTAAGTTGTATTTCCCCATCAAAAGTATTTTTTACTGCGTTATCAAGAATATTATGGATAATAGCGGTTAAAATACTTTCATTAACATTGGAGTACACATTGTTCTCCGCAATATTGATAATCTTTGTTCCTCTTTCTTTCGCAATTTCACAGAAAAGTTTTTTCTTGATCTCCAAAATCCTGTTCACCAGATATTCTTCTTCTTCAAAAATATTTTCTGCTTTATAAAGTTCAGTATATTCTTTCAAGTTCAGGGTAAACTGATAAAGCTGTTCAGAAGATTTATAAATACTGTCAAAATACTTCTTCTGGAGCTCAAGATCATCAGATTCATGAAGTTTCTGGGAAAGCATTGCAATAAATCTTATAGGAGTGGTAATATCATGGCTAATGGTCTCCACCAGTTTTTTCTGATATTCAGTTTCCTTTCTTAAATCACTTTTTACCACTTCAAGATTCAGAGAAGTTTCCTTTAACTCAGAATTCTTATTGTGGACAATCTGTTTCAGAACTCTGTTTTTTATTCTTAAAAAATTGGTCATTAGCTGAACAATTATAATGATGATAAGTAAAATAACAACAGACGCAGAAACCCGGAACAGCAGTGTCTGGTAAAAAAATGGCTGAATTTTAAATCGGATGGATTTTTGGACAAATTGACCGTCCGGAGAAACTAACATTCTTACACTCAGGGTATAGTCTCCGGGTTCCAGATTGCTGATGCTGTACTTCAGCTCTTTTCCTGTAGTAACAGATTCCCATTCTGAGTTTTCCTTCCCGGATATTTTAGCTTCTAAATAAAGGTTTTCAAGATTAGAATAATAAGGAATGTCAATAAAAATCTCTGCTGTTTTATAATTGTTTTGAAGGGTAAGGGTATGATGAAAATACTGAGGCTCAGAATTTCCGATTTTTACTCTTTCTATGTAAATCCTGCTGGCGTCCGGATAAAAAGTTTTGACGCTGTCCGGATTGAAAAATACAAACCCGTCCATTGATGGAAAAACAAAATCACCATTTTCCAGTGCATAGGCGTTCGGCTGTGAACTTCCATTGAATTCATTCGTAAGGAAGCCATCCCTCTTAGTAAAACGATAATAATATACCGGTCTTTTCCCATCCTGTGCATACTGAAGCAGCTGCTTTTTAGGGACTTTGAAAAGTCCGTTATTGGAAGATATCCAATAGAAGCCTTTTCTGTCTTCCAGAATATAATGCGCAGACATAAGATGGTTACTTCTGTCAGTCGGCATTTTAATGAGCTTTCTGTTTCTGAGAAGATAAAAACCGCTCTTATTCGTCATCACCCATATAAGGTTATCCTTTGTTCTGATAATGCTTTTAACATGGATGTTTTTGTGAATAGGAGTAATGGTTTTGCTGCCTAACACTACAGAATACAGACCGTCATTGTTGCCCACCAGAATCTCATTATCACTGTACTGAAAGAAAGTATTGACAAAACTATTAAACTCATAGGTATAGTCCGGCCTTGAAAATGTATCCTCTTTAAAAATCTGGAGCTGGCTCTTTGAAGAATCCGAAAACGAAGCTCCATAAAGATTTCCACTCTGTAAGAAAGCCTGGAATCCCTGTTTTATAAAAGTAGAATCCTTTCTTTTATAACCGGAATTCTTATAGAATTTAATAATGCTGCTTCTTTTCCGGATCAGGATGTTTCCCGCCTTGTCATACATCATCAGATAATTGTCATTATTACCAAAAGGATATTTCTTCACAATTCCATCCCTGCTGAATTCTGTTCCGTCTTCCGCAATAATGGTATTCTTGCTGAAGGATAGGGAAGCATAGTAAACATTGTTGGAGAAATCTTCTTTTTTCTTGGCTACATAGAAATCAGAGAGCTTCAGAACATTTAACCCGTTATTCAGGGTGCCCAGATAAAGCTTGTTAAATTTCCATCCATAAAACATAGAACAATAAGAGTGACTTCCTATTTCGTTGTATTTTACAAGGAATTTAAGTGAAGGTTTATTGGAGTTTCCTGTCACAATGTAAATATCATTATGATTGATAACAAAGGTCTGATTCGTAATCTGCTGCCAATAAATTCTTGTATTAGGATCATTAAAAAGATTCGGTTCATCCTGAACAGAAACTTTTCCGTTATCAATAGAATATGTTTTTCTGTGTTTTATATCATTAATGAATAGAACTTCATTGAATACGAACATATTGTTCAGATCTTTATTGGAAAAAGGAATGGATATTTTTGTTTCCTTTCCTTTACTATCCTTATAAATGATGAGATTCTTCTCACTAAAGCTATAAGTTGAATTTTTTAGTTTTACAAAGTATTGGATATCATTGTAAAAATTACAGGCCAGAATGTTGTTTGCCACCCTGTGTATAAATTCATTTCCCGTTGTAAAAGTTATTTTATCACTGCTGTGAAGTTGTGTCAGCTTTGGGAACCTGTTTTTAATAATAACCTTGTTCTCCTGGAAATCATTAAGAACTGTAATGCTGTCCTGAGAAGAATCACCAATAAATTCACCAAAGTGAAGATTGTTGATTTTGAAATTATTGAACGTAATGAAGGAACTCCCGTCGTACCGTACAAGTCCGTTTTCAGTGGAGATCCAGATAAAGCCATACTTATCCTTAACAATAGCCTTCGCACTGCTTTGCGGAAGGCCGTTGTCAATATTATACCAGGTAGATGTATAGCGCTGTCCGTATATGTTGAAATATAAGCAAGTAAAAAACAATGCCCAAACTCTCATGCAAAACTGATCTGTGTCTCTTGCTAAAGCAAAAAACGGTTAATAATAGTTTTTGTACAAGTCGAAGTTTTTTTAGGTAGGAACGATTGGAAATAAATTTTTGTCATTAATTTTTTGGCTCTGTGTTTTTAAGTATTAAAATGGTTTTCGTTTGATGGTGTAAAAATAATGAAATTATACAGATAAATCAGCATATTTCTAGGTGTTTTATTATGAGTTTTGTCGGTATTTGTTGATAATAGCATTGATAATAGTCTATTGTTTTGTAGTAATATTTCTACACCGGGTGATAATTATTTGAAAATAATGACTGTAATAAGGCTTCTTACTGTCTTAATTTGTTTTTAATAAAGTTCAATTTCTATGAAATTCGGGTATCTTCTAAGAGCAGCAGAAAAAATATGGAAGAGGAATTGTTAAAATTTACTCTTGAAACACAAGAAGATAAATAGCGCTGAATGTTTTTTTTAAAATCTAATGAAATATTGCTGATGGCTTTTGTTCACTAGGTTTTTTGTAGTAAAAGTTTTACAAAAATATGATCTTTATTCTACAGCTATTTTTTGACCGGGTATAGCAGGCTGCTTACTTTTGCAAACAGTTCCCGCACAGATGAAAAGAAGCTTTTTGCCAACAATAAAGGTTCTAAGAACACAAACGATTTATCTCAAGAAAACAAATGTCTCTTCGGGAGATCTTTCGTTTTTATTGCAAAATAATTACATTTATAATTGCCCGAAAAGTTCACCATGTAGATTTTAATTCGTATTTTTAATTTTATAATTTTAATTAATTATAAATGCAAAAACAAGATGAAAAGAAGTGAAGAAATTACCCGTCAGTATTTTGATTTTTTAGAAAATCATATTCAGCAAGTGATTTCGGGAGAGGTGTCTGATTTTATGGAACTCAATGAAATTGCCGGGCAGCTTGCCGTTTCCCACAAGCATCTGTCCGATACTGTTAAAAAAGAAATAGGTCAGCATCCCTGTTACTTTTATGATGGGCAAATTATCCGGCGAGCCAAACAAATGTTAACCGATTCAGACCTTCCTGTAGCAGAAATTGCCCGGATGTTTACTTATGATCCCTCCAATTTTTCGAAATTTTTTAAGAAAATGACTGGCGAAACCCCAGGCCATTTCAGGAAGTCCTCTAAATGTAAGTTTTAAAGCCTTTTTGAGTGCAGGGAGAATATTTTTCACTGTGTCAATCAATATAAAATGCATCGTGAAAAACTTTGCAGATTATAGGAGTATTTGATGGATTAATTAATGCGAAAAATAATTATTTATAAATGAGATTGTTATGCAAAATAATTATAATTTTTTGTTTTTTATTAATCAATATTGTTTTATTGTTTGCTTTTTTTTATTAAATTTAGATAAGAAAAACTAAATAATTTAATTACCACAGGAAAATATTCAAGGTTACAGATTTATGAGTTATTTGGTTTCCAGCAACTAAGGGAAAATTATTGTGTCATTAATAATAATTTAATCTTTTAAGCAAGCTAAAGCCTTCTAAAATAGCTATATATTTGCTCCTTATAAACCACAACAAACAAGATTAAGGATGAGCATCAATTTCACAACAGCAACATTTAGGGATTTTGAGAATATCCCAGACTTTGACATCGTTAAAAGAGCTGAAATATTTTATGATTTTTTAGACTATATGAAATCAAACGGGCATATGAATTACAGATTGAAGAATAATTCAGGATGTAGTTCTGTGATGAATGTAGATATAGGAGGTAAACCAAATGATTTTGTAAGTTTTGTCTCCAATGATTATCTTGGTTTTACACAGCACCCGAAAGTGAAACAGGCAGCAATTGAAGGAATACAGAAATATGGAACCGGAGCAGGAGCATCACCCCTTATTGGTGGGCATTTTGTTTTTCATGATGATCTTGAAAAAAAGATTTCTTCTTTTTTTGGGAGAAAACAGGAAGAAGCTGTCATATTTACAACAGGATATACTGCTAATAGTGCAACACTTCAGATTTTATTGCAAAAAGAAGATATTGCTATTATAGATATGGCCGTGCACGCCAGTGTACATGAAGGATGTGCTTTTACCAATACAAAAACATTTCCTCATAATAATTTGGATGCTTTGGAACACATTTTGAAGACATCAGAAGATAAATTCCGTACAAAGCTGGTTATCATTGATGGGATTTATTCGCAGGATGGTGATGTATCTCCTTTGAAAGACATCTATAATTTGGTGAAAAAATACAATGCCTATTTAATGGTAGATGATGCTCATGGTGTGGGAATTTTGGGCGAAACAGGAAGAGGAGCGTTGGAAGAAGCAGGGTTAATGGATAAAGTAGATTTTATTACAGGAACATTCAGTAAAACCTTTGGAAATGTTGGAGGTTATGTGATTTGTGATAAAAAAATGGCAGCTTTTATAAGATTTCAGTCCCGCCAGCAGATATTTTCTGCTACAGCTCCACCATCTACTATGGGGATCATTAAAGCAATTGAGCTTGTAGATGAAGAGCCTATGTGGCGTCTGAAGCTTTGGGAAAATATAAATTACTTTAAAAAAGGATTGAATGATATAGGATTAGATACAGGAAATACCTGTTCCGCAATTGTTCCGGTGAAAATAGGTGATCCTAATATAACCGGGGATGTAGGAAAGCTTCTTATAGAGCACGGTGTTTACACTAATCCCATATTATATCCGGCAGTAGCGAGGAAAGATGCTAGAATCAGAATGGCTGTAATGGCCACTCATGAGAGAAAACATTTAGACAAAACGCTAAATGCATTTGAAGATATCAATAATAAATTGCATATTGCAAAAAAATTTAATAACAACCATGCCTAGAAAAGTTGTACAGGGTCCTATCAGGGATAAAGAGAAGACCAAACAGAAACTGTTGGCCGCAGTTGGTAAAATTTTAAGAGTAAAAGGTTACTCTGGCCTAAAAGTAAGCAAAATTGCAGCAGTAGCTGGTTTTGATAAAAAATTGATCTACGAGTATTTCGGAAGTACTGATAAGTTGATTGATGAATATATCAAATCTCAGGATTACTGGAGTAATAACCTTGCAGGCGGTACCGAAATTGACCTTAGTGACGGAGGTAAGGAACTGTCTAAAATTGCTTTAATTAATCAATTTGAAAGCCTGAAGAAAGATAAGGAACTTCAAAAAATTATTCTTTGGGAACTTTCTGAACATAAACCTATCCTGAGGAAACTTGCTGATGAACGTGAAGAAATGGGGGATGTGATGTTCAAGAATATTACAGATCCTTATTTTGGAGAAGACAAGGCAAAAAGATTCAGAGCGATTATGGCATTGCTGATTTCAGGAGCCTACTATCTGAATATTCATACCGCTGCTAATGGAAGTACATTCTGTGGTTTGGATATGAAAAGTGAAGATGGCAGATCTGAAATTGAAAAAGCAATAATTGATATTGTTGACTTTGCTTATCAGGACAAAAATAAATAATGAATTAAAAGTTTTCCAATTAATACAGAATTATACTTTTGTGGATAATTTGAAAACTTTTAATTTTCAAATTAAAACTATATTTCTTATTTTTGACCAATGGAAAATTTTATAGTATCTGCAAGAAAATATCGTCCTCAGGAGTTTGACACAGTGGTAGGACAATCCCATATTACGGATACTTTAGAACATGCTATTGAAGAAAGCCAGCTCGCCCAGGCGTTACTTTTCTGCGGTCCTCGTGGTGTGGGCAAAACTACCTGTGCCAGAATTTTAGCAAGAAAAATTAACGAGAAAGACGGTAGTGTTTCAGAAGACGGTTTTGCCTATAATATCTATGAATTGGATGCAGCATCCAATAACTCTGTAGATGATATCAGGGAACTGATAGACCAGGTACGCTTTGCACCGCAGGTTG
Coding sequences:
- a CDS encoding MFS transporter, whose translation is MNPLEKADQGSQRFRYIKLCIFFSGLSVFAQLYLFQPMLPMAAEHFKVSVGDTSLLVSSSTIGMALGLLFFAFKADSYSRKGLMTFSLISSALLTIISTWIPSLSLLIAIGVFKGFVVSGVSAVALAYLTEEVSAAVIGAAISMYLSGNTIGGMSGRILATILAGEIGWRNAVLVIGIESLILGVIFWKLFPESKFFNPQKTDYHLKVKQMKFFLTNPYMLRLYLIAALVMGVFVSVYNYLTFRLEAKPFSLSHFIIAFIFLMYIFGVFGTMTVGRLSRRIPPNTILKGSILSMLAGALLLLSENLYLLIFGLGLFTFSFFAAHTMASQMTALYARRGKSSATSIYWLFYYFGSSILGTGTGYLLHAYSWNVFIAFLAISVVAALFLATANRSFQNKKN
- a CDS encoding response regulator transcription factor — translated: MNERILIADDHYVVRAGTALVLESGFPQLKIDFAENYGQVKKMLESQEYSLIILDIDMPGTQYKKMISELKAIQHNIKILVFSGYDKDVAIQYIREGAEGYLNKQSSEEEIKNAVRTVIEKGYFYPAELIGLIIQNKKSNPAEKLSSREYEIFKLLADGNGNLEIANKLNIQMSTVSTYKKRIFQKLDVANIAELIKVYEMMH
- a CDS encoding sensor histidine kinase — translated: MRVWALFFTCLYFNIYGQRYTSTWYNIDNGLPQSSAKAIVKDKYGFIWISTENGLVRYDGSSFITFNNFKINNLHFGEFIGDSSQDSITVLNDFQENKVIIKNRFPKLTQLHSSDKITFTTGNEFIHRVANNILACNFYNDIQYFVKLKNSTYSFSEKNLIIYKDSKGKETKISIPFSNKDLNNMFVFNEVLFINDIKHRKTYSIDNGKVSVQDEPNLFNDPNTRIYWQQITNQTFVINHNDIYIVTGNSNKPSLKFLVKYNEIGSHSYCSMFYGWKFNKLYLGTLNNGLNVLKLSDFYVAKKKEDFSNNVYYASLSFSKNTIIAEDGTEFSRDGIVKKYPFGNNDNYLMMYDKAGNILIRKRSSIIKFYKNSGYKRKDSTFIKQGFQAFLQSGNLYGASFSDSSKSQLQIFKEDTFSRPDYTYEFNSFVNTFFQYSDNEILVGNNDGLYSVVLGSKTITPIHKNIHVKSIIRTKDNLIWVMTNKSGFYLLRNRKLIKMPTDRSNHLMSAHYILEDRKGFYWISSNNGLFKVPKKQLLQYAQDGKRPVYYYRFTKRDGFLTNEFNGSSQPNAYALENGDFVFPSMDGFVFFNPDSVKTFYPDASRIYIERVKIGNSEPQYFHHTLTLQNNYKTAEIFIDIPYYSNLENLYLEAKISGKENSEWESVTTGKELKYSISNLEPGDYTLSVRMLVSPDGQFVQKSIRFKIQPFFYQTLLFRVSASVVILLIIIIIVQLMTNFLRIKNRVLKQIVHNKNSELKETSLNLEVVKSDLRKETEYQKKLVETISHDITTPIRFIAMLSQKLHESDDLELQKKYFDSIYKSSEQLYQFTLNLKEYTELYKAENIFEEEEYLVNRILEIKKKLFCEIAKERGTKIINIAENNVYSNVNESILTAIIHNILDNAVKNTFDGEIQLNAIEIDQKTIITVSDTGAGMPDEQINMYMNLFKNPKLETPSFKGKGLGLHMVIHLVKKINAEISFSHNQPQGTIVELMLNKN
- a CDS encoding helix-turn-helix domain-containing protein, coding for MKRSEEITRQYFDFLENHIQQVISGEVSDFMELNEIAGQLAVSHKHLSDTVKKEIGQHPCYFYDGQIIRRAKQMLTDSDLPVAEIARMFTYDPSNFSKFFKKMTGETPGHFRKSSKCKF
- a CDS encoding aminotransferase class I/II-fold pyridoxal phosphate-dependent enzyme, yielding MSINFTTATFRDFENIPDFDIVKRAEIFYDFLDYMKSNGHMNYRLKNNSGCSSVMNVDIGGKPNDFVSFVSNDYLGFTQHPKVKQAAIEGIQKYGTGAGASPLIGGHFVFHDDLEKKISSFFGRKQEEAVIFTTGYTANSATLQILLQKEDIAIIDMAVHASVHEGCAFTNTKTFPHNNLDALEHILKTSEDKFRTKLVIIDGIYSQDGDVSPLKDIYNLVKKYNAYLMVDDAHGVGILGETGRGALEEAGLMDKVDFITGTFSKTFGNVGGYVICDKKMAAFIRFQSRQQIFSATAPPSTMGIIKAIELVDEEPMWRLKLWENINYFKKGLNDIGLDTGNTCSAIVPVKIGDPNITGDVGKLLIEHGVYTNPILYPAVARKDARIRMAVMATHERKHLDKTLNAFEDINNKLHIAKKFNNNHA
- a CDS encoding TetR/AcrR family transcriptional regulator codes for the protein MPRKVVQGPIRDKEKTKQKLLAAVGKILRVKGYSGLKVSKIAAVAGFDKKLIYEYFGSTDKLIDEYIKSQDYWSNNLAGGTEIDLSDGGKELSKIALINQFESLKKDKELQKIILWELSEHKPILRKLADEREEMGDVMFKNITDPYFGEDKAKRFRAIMALLISGAYYLNIHTAANGSTFCGLDMKSEDGRSEIEKAIIDIVDFAYQDKNK